AAAGCAAAAAAGTGGCAAACACAAACCGAGGTGCCGAAGATGGTGATGAGGACGAAGCTGATGGGGATGAAGATGAAAATGTTGAAGGCGGAAAAGATCGCTATCAAGGATTGTCGGGAAGTGAGGCATCGGTAAGACTCTTCACAAACTCTGTTCCATTCTGTCGGACTACCAAGATTGACATTTTAGGATAATGAGGATGATGACGCTGGTGCTGCTaaaaagaaacgacaaaacgaCGACGAACAAGACTACGATGAATCGGAAAATGAATCTGGAGACGAGCCAGATGATCAAGACGACAGCAAGGATAACGACATCGATGAAATCATGCCGAGTAGAATGGAAGAGGGTGGAGTTTCGGAAATTGATTACAAGAATGCTAGAGAGTATGTGCTGAGCACTTACAGTAACGTCAAGGAATATGAATTCGATAAGGACAATGAGCTGTGGTGCAAGTTGACTTTCGATGTAAGTAACTTTAAAGCGACCATAATCGACGATCCTTTACGCCATGATTCGGTTTATTTACAGTTACCGCTGACCagcaaaaatattgatttttcaacGCTTCTGCGGGAAGTGGCTCGCACGTCTGTTATACACGAGGTGAAGGGTATTAAACGAGCCATTACTCATCCCAAGGATAAAGACTTGATACTGCGAACGGATGGTATCAACATAACGGTGAGTGCATGATCATATCGCTCAGAACGCCGTTCTATGAAATCGATTTCTCTCACCCACAGGAAATGTTCAAATACGACGAAATTTTGGATTTGAATCGTCTGTACACCAACGACATTCATACGGTGGCAATGACCTATGGCATTGAAGCGGCAACTCGAGTCATTGTCAGGGAAATTCAGTTTCTCTTTTCCCAATACGGAATTGTGGTTGATCCTCGACATTTGCTACTGATTGCTGATTATATGACATTTACCGGTCGTTTCCAACCACTGAGTCGTGAAGGAATGAAATATTCAGCGTCATCCCTGCAACGGATGTCGTTTGAGGCTCCCATTCAACCGTTACAATCGGCTACAGTTTTCAGTGAGTTTTTtgatcgaaattaatttttgcttgGACGGACTGTGACTTATTTCACTTTCAGATTACTCAGATAATTTGGATTCGCCGGCCAGTCGTATCATGGTTGGCAAGCCATGCCAAGGAGGAACTGGATTGTGttcgataattttcaaaaatacgcAAGTGAcgaataagaaaaattgttaaaactgTGGAGTGGAATGTCGTAAATGATTGATATGAAAAcgaattaaatagaaaatcgaatttcatcaTGTGTTACGATGGGTTTATAATTGATGACTGAGAACTAGCAGCCTTGAAAGGGGTACAAACCATTACCAAAGGCGCTCTCACAATCACGCAATTTTTTGGTGTCAGCAAGTTTTGTGCATCCTTTAAAAAAGGTAAGTATATCTCAATATTGTCATTGCCAGACTGGGTACCAAAAGTGCATAGGGTGAAAGGCAAGAGGTGTAAATTTAATCATGCAAGTGCACTACCAAAAAgacttacaattttttttaggacGGTTGAggatatttacagcaactttttgacttcctCCCCTTAGCTCCAACGAACCCAAAACTTAAACATTTACATTTAggcatccatacgagttcaacgagccaTCACACGTTAAAGTAGGTTACTATTTGGCTgagatattgaatttcaaaattctggtttttgtatgagtgaggtgttccaaggttggttcctaaattttaggatgaaaaatgattcctctggcacttcctaacttccgttggatttttcaatggatttgagttattttcgacatgagtgaggtgttccaacgctggttcctaaattttgggatgacagatgattcctctggcactacctaacttccatcggatttttcgatggatttggattattttcgacatgagtgaggtgttccaacgctggttcctaaattttgggatgacagctgattcctctggcactacctaacttccatcggatttttcgatggatttggattattttcgacatgagtgaggtgttccaacgctggttcctaaattttgggatgacagctgattcctctggcactacctaacttccatcggatttttcgatggatttggattattttcgacatgagtgaggtgttccaacgctggttcctaaattttgggatgacagctgattcctctggcactacctaacttccatcggatttttcgatggatttagGTTATTTGCGATAtaagcagggcctattatgtagaattaaatttgcaaaaattcacacaaaattctcctcaaatttgcaaaatttttcaaaaaataacttCTACACACCTTCAAAGTCAAATTAATTGCTTTATTCACTTTAAATTGTACTAAAACAGACAAAAGAACGCAAAGACTTGCAAAATGTGCTGAAAATGAAGCGTAAATTtgtgcaaatttttgtgaatttctgtgaaatttttgcaaattttgcaaattaattctacataataggccctggatataagtgaggtgttccaaggttggaaattttgggatgacggatgattcctctgacactttctaacttccgtcggatttttcaatggatttgagttattttcgacatgagtgaggtgttccaagaatTGGTTTTTGGGATTCAGGTTCATTTCTCTAGATTTTTTAACTTCCActgtcgaaatgacatacttacaaaagaggTGATATTATAGtcaaaaaaaacccttaaagggtaaatgtgacgcaagccTTTTATCtcacttacaaaataactgatatcgctgagcgtgacgcattgtgcgccgtacgcaaacgttttgtcaacaaaaaattgacccaaaaaatttgttaaagaaaattttgcaaaaagaaatttgcgtcacaattgttaggaaaatggttgaaaaatgtactgaaacaatggaagaaaaccgaatcatctgccacttgtgacgcaaatttctttttgtaaaattttctttcacaaatttttcgggtcaatattttgttgacaaaactTTTGCCTACGGCACACAGtgttttgtaagtaagataaagaaCTCGCGTCACATTTATcatttaaaggtttttttttgactgatcaAAGAGACGCCTCTATAGGAATTTTAACTAAACAATTTAAGTCCAGTTCGGTCCTGTATACCATAACATAACATAGAATAATAAAGAGATGGAACGATTTCTTCAGCGATGAAGTCACAATCAATGGACAGTATCTATTTACCGTTCTCACAAAGCATTCATACCATTTTCAACCAACAAACTAACGAGAATGAATGATAGAAGTTCGATAGAAATAGTTCCTaatgaaatttcgttcttcaaattttcatcagCCGCGACACATTATATAAACTCTATATTATAGAACCGGTGCCCGAGTCGGTGCTTCTGATATTTTTACgccaaaatttcgaaattgtgAGGTCGGTTGTGGCTGTGTGTGAAGTGGCtaaaatgtcaaaactgtcaaaagaaatttcaacttttcgtACATCTCGATCACGACACGGCTCTTATCGAAagtaaacaataaataattcagtTTCGTCCTGTGGACACTCTTCGGGTTCTATTGTTCTATCGACCAGCAATGTAagcgaaaaaagaatttaaaatgatttttgattaAGTTAACCGaacgtaaaatgttttcaacagTACTCTAAGACAATGTCTAAATCCGGAGAAATTTTGCGGATCGGACACGGAAGCTACAGCTTCCTTTGCATACATTGTGGCTTCAATTTCGATGAtatcaacgaaattctttcTCACATTGACTACCATTTCGACATACTGGACAATAAAATAGCTACCACAGCTGACGActcaaatgtttttagtgggCCAGCGAGCATAGGCGAGGTTGACGATTATTCTATAGAAAAGTTACGTGCACATCAAAGTGAAAATGCTGAGAATATCCAAACAGATTTTAAGTTTGAAGGTCACAGAGTCACAAAGACTGATCCGGACGAACTCCCGTTggattttaacatttttaatgcAGCGGAAAGTGCAGAGGTGTCGACGAATATTCAGCGCAAAAATATTAAGTCAACAGCAAAAGTGAAGAGCAAACGAAAGAGCGATGTGCCTGACGACAGTAACTCGTGCTCTTTCTGCCAATTGACCTTCAATAATTCGACTGACTGCAAGAGTCATCTGAGAGATGTCCATCAAATGTTAGACAAAACGTTCGAGTGCTACATATGCGGATACATTGGAAAAAGTATCACTGCCCTGAGGAGACACTTCGGAAGCGGACTCCATTCGAAAACCAGCTGCTACTTATGCGAATCCGAACCGGCTGTACGAAATGAATGGGATCCGAGACCACATAAATGCTGTCTGTGTAGCTCGTGGTTCGAAAATCATGTACAGTTCCGCAAACACTTTCGAGACGAACACGATGAAGATGCCGAACGGTTCTTCAGCAAAAAATCCAATATCAACGAGTACATCTGCTACATTTGCCGGAAGGGCTTCATTCACAAATACTATCTGCGAAGCCATATGATCGTCCACAGTGAACTGAAAGCTTTTGTTTGCGATGTCTGTGGGAAGACTTATCGAACAAAGGCCATTCTTAAGCGCCATTTAAACGTTCATGAGGGTAAGACCTATCACTGCGAAGAGTGCGGCAAGACATTTCCGTATTATGCCAGACTTAGAATCCATCGATACTCGCATCGGACGGAATTGAATCACATATGCAAAGTGTGTTCTAAGGCATTCAAAgtgcaaaaatatttggcCAGGCATATGAAAGTGCATCAGGAGGAAAAAGCGTATGCGTGTAGGTATTGCGGTAAACGGTTTACCTTTAGTACGGGTCGCAGGGCGCACGAAATATCGCAACATAATGCCATTTAAATTCGAAGGTGTCgttttaataaaacattttgtttaatgaaGTGAACGTTCTTTTACGATTCCATGACAATGGCCTGAAAATAACAAAGGACGAGTGGTGCTACAGCCCTTTGAAACTCTGATCttcgaattgaaataaaagttaattattttgcaggcaacatgcgtcgaaaactaTACTTTTCACGTTTCAAGCTCTACTTTCGAGGTCCACAgcatataaaatccattacatcgctcgggataaaaatgaaaagtctcgttttcgtgtttactgacctcggctacgcctcggaacaacacgaaaactctacttttcatctgttTGTCCATCGTCATGTAATAGTTACTTGTTCAACTAGcgaagtaaaattgaaaagtgaatttttatatgGTTGTCTCActcgagaaaatgcaatttccaaagGGGTTGCTCACTCTGCTCACTAACGAATCATGGTTAATCAGTACTCTTtggaagaaaacaaataactTCGAATAAGTTCTAATTGAGACATTACGCCAAAACACACTGAGCTTGATGCGCAGTAggttcaaaaatgtttaaatggaCTGGGAGGGTACTGTCAGTTTAAATGGTTTATATGTTGGTAAGAATAATTGGCACAAATAATGTCCATTGTAGCATGATAGGCCTGCTTAGCTCCTACATTTAGCAAGAGACTAATTCGTATTGCAAAATAATTGTCTCACGATtatcacggtgagcttgaaagaACTTTAACACGGTTATTgtgacttgtcaactttaggcacgccggaaagtgctaagggggtcgaggaatgcctctaaataaatttctaaaaatcaaaaatttgacttttgatttttagaaatttatttggaggtattcctcgaccttcttagcactttccggcgtgcctaaagtgcctgctcaagaaaagttaaatatttatgtgtACGCACTCTTTATAGGTTGATTAGAGCTATAGGATGAAATGTTAACAGCATCCCAACATATAACAACCACTAGTTCCTCTAATATTGATTTAGAATATGTCCAGGTATCGTGGAAATCCC
This region of Bradysia coprophila strain Holo2 chromosome IV, BU_Bcop_v1, whole genome shotgun sequence genomic DNA includes:
- the LOC119066584 gene encoding zinc finger protein 585B-like, which produces MSKSGEILRIGHGSYSFLCIHCGFNFDDINEILSHIDYHFDILDNKIATTADDSNVFSGPASIGEVDDYSIEKLRAHQSENAENIQTDFKFEGHRVTKTDPDELPLDFNIFNAAESAEVSTNIQRKNIKSTAKVKSKRKSDVPDDSNSCSFCQLTFNNSTDCKSHLRDVHQMLDKTFECYICGYIGKSITALRRHFGSGLHSKTSCYLCESEPAVRNEWDPRPHKCCLCSSWFENHVQFRKHFRDEHDEDAERFFSKKSNINEYICYICRKGFIHKYYLRSHMIVHSELKAFVCDVCGKTYRTKAILKRHLNVHEGKTYHCEECGKTFPYYARLRIHRYSHRTELNHICKVCSKAFKVQKYLARHMKVHQEEKAYACRYCGKRFTFSTGRRAHEISQHNAI